One stretch of Priestia megaterium DNA includes these proteins:
- a CDS encoding ABC transporter ATP-binding protein, which produces MSELLQLTNLTKKYGSFLANDNVSFKLKKGEVHALVGENGAGKTTLMRILYGMEKPSSGSIQLHGKTVSFSSPADAIKNGIGMVHQHFMVFPHFTVAENIVLGHEPKKGLFFNRRQAKADVQQLTQTYQISVDVHKKVKHCSIGEQQKIEILKVLYQGAEIIILDEPTAVLTPHEVKELLKTIRFLASQGKSIIIITHKLQEVMEVADRITVLRNGKVAGVISKEDTNAHHLARLMVGRELKERPARMPSQGTSHLNVQNLFLKGKGQKNVLQNVSLHVSTGEIVGIAGVSGNGQSELLQAIAGLVETDSGSIKLGDEDLTGRSVRERREAGIAHIPEDRYMWGASKDDTIEENALMGYQYKASYSKMGWLKRKIFKSSVEEWINEFSIKATSSKQKAGELSGGNLQKLIVARELGQNTSFLLAAEPTRGVDIGAMERIHDALIQKRNNGSAILLVSSELSEIISLSDRILVMYEGSIVGELTREEATEEKLSILMAGGTVEGDTVAETS; this is translated from the coding sequence ATGAGTGAGCTGCTGCAGTTAACGAATTTGACGAAAAAATACGGTTCATTTTTAGCAAATGATAACGTGTCCTTTAAACTGAAAAAAGGCGAGGTCCACGCGCTGGTTGGAGAAAATGGCGCTGGGAAAACGACATTGATGAGGATACTTTACGGAATGGAAAAGCCGAGTTCAGGAAGTATTCAGCTACATGGGAAAACCGTCTCGTTTTCATCTCCTGCAGATGCGATCAAAAATGGAATAGGCATGGTGCATCAGCATTTTATGGTTTTTCCTCATTTTACAGTGGCTGAAAACATTGTCTTGGGGCATGAGCCAAAGAAAGGCCTCTTTTTTAATAGAAGGCAGGCGAAAGCAGATGTACAGCAATTAACCCAAACCTATCAAATTTCAGTAGATGTTCATAAGAAAGTAAAACATTGCTCAATTGGAGAACAGCAAAAAATTGAAATTTTAAAAGTGCTGTATCAAGGAGCAGAAATTATTATTTTAGACGAGCCTACCGCCGTTCTTACTCCTCATGAAGTGAAGGAACTATTAAAAACAATCCGTTTTTTAGCTTCTCAAGGTAAAAGTATCATTATTATTACACATAAGCTGCAAGAAGTGATGGAAGTAGCGGACCGCATTACGGTTCTTCGAAATGGTAAAGTAGCCGGCGTCATAAGTAAAGAAGATACCAATGCTCACCACTTAGCCAGGCTGATGGTAGGGCGAGAATTAAAAGAGCGTCCTGCAAGAATGCCATCACAAGGTACCTCTCATTTAAACGTACAAAATCTCTTTTTAAAAGGAAAAGGACAAAAAAACGTATTGCAAAATGTGTCTCTTCACGTTTCTACAGGTGAAATTGTCGGTATTGCAGGCGTTTCGGGAAATGGACAATCGGAGCTGCTTCAAGCAATTGCTGGATTAGTAGAAACAGACAGCGGGAGTATCAAACTTGGAGATGAAGATCTTACAGGGCGATCTGTGCGTGAAAGAAGAGAGGCAGGAATCGCTCATATTCCAGAAGACCGCTATATGTGGGGAGCCTCTAAGGACGATACGATCGAAGAAAATGCACTGATGGGCTATCAGTATAAAGCTTCTTACTCGAAGATGGGCTGGCTTAAAAGAAAGATATTCAAGTCGAGCGTGGAGGAATGGATAAATGAATTTTCGATTAAAGCCACTTCATCTAAGCAAAAAGCTGGAGAACTGTCAGGGGGAAATCTGCAAAAATTGATTGTTGCCAGAGAGCTTGGGCAAAACACTTCTTTTCTACTTGCTGCTGAACCAACGCGAGGAGTGGATATTGGGGCAATGGAACGTATTCATGATGCCTTGATTCAAAAACGGAATAATGGCTCCGCTATTTTACTTGTGTCTTCGGAACTGTCGGAGATTATCTCACTATCAGATCGAATTTTAGTTATGTACGAAGGCAGTATTGTCGGAGAGCTTACAAGGGAAGAAGCAACGGAAGAGAAACTAAGCATATTAATGGCAGGAGGAACGGTAGAAGGTGATACAGTTGCAGAAACTTCTTAA
- a CDS encoding 2-methylaconitate cis-trans isomerase PrpF family protein → MTRIPVTVMRGGTSKGVFINHEEMPVNKSDWEPFLLDIMGSPDQRQIDGLGGANSLTSKIAIIKKSDLEKADVDYTFAQVSISESLVDFKGNCGNISSAVGPYAIEQGLVQPVEPVTKVRIYNTNTKKVIVAEVEVENGKVKTEGSCMIPGVPGTGSPIYLSFENGEGAVTGKLLPTGNTIDLLQTSIGTVKASIVDVGNPLVFVEAADIGLKGTELPHEYTEKQLQIFEEIRSIAAEKAGLAPRDKATKLSPAVPKMTIIAPPRNHCDGTGREKNASQMDVLIRMMSMQKPHQTLAITGAICTTAAIYTKGTLVSEMVKVKGDTVRLAHPMGIMETSVDLKNGQVNGIKVVRTARLIFEGFVYTKHAYDVCLSS, encoded by the coding sequence ATGACGCGCATTCCTGTAACGGTTATGAGAGGTGGAACGAGTAAAGGGGTTTTTATCAATCATGAAGAAATGCCTGTGAACAAATCTGATTGGGAACCGTTTTTGCTAGATATAATGGGAAGTCCGGATCAACGTCAAATTGACGGGTTAGGCGGAGCCAATTCGCTGACGAGTAAAATTGCGATTATAAAAAAATCAGATTTAGAGAAAGCTGACGTAGATTACACGTTTGCGCAGGTCAGCATCAGCGAATCCCTCGTTGATTTTAAAGGAAACTGCGGCAATATCTCTTCAGCGGTGGGGCCTTATGCCATTGAACAAGGACTTGTACAACCTGTGGAACCGGTGACCAAAGTGCGGATTTATAATACGAATACCAAAAAAGTAATCGTAGCGGAAGTAGAAGTAGAAAACGGAAAAGTGAAAACAGAAGGATCGTGTATGATTCCTGGAGTGCCAGGTACGGGTTCACCTATTTATCTTTCGTTTGAAAACGGAGAAGGAGCCGTTACTGGAAAGCTGCTTCCAACGGGAAATACAATTGACCTCCTGCAAACATCCATCGGGACAGTAAAAGCATCGATTGTTGACGTAGGAAATCCGCTTGTATTTGTTGAAGCAGCGGATATTGGCCTAAAGGGAACAGAACTTCCGCATGAATACACGGAAAAACAGCTCCAGATATTTGAAGAAATTCGTTCCATTGCAGCGGAAAAAGCGGGGCTCGCACCTCGAGACAAAGCAACAAAACTATCACCAGCCGTTCCGAAAATGACGATTATTGCGCCTCCTAGGAACCACTGCGACGGGACCGGAAGAGAGAAAAATGCTTCTCAAATGGACGTATTAATTCGCATGATGTCAATGCAAAAACCGCATCAAACGCTTGCGATTACAGGAGCAATTTGTACAACGGCGGCTATCTATACAAAAGGCACGCTGGTGTCGGAAATGGTTAAGGTAAAAGGCGATACCGTTCGACTTGCTCATCCAATGGGAATTATGGAAACCAGCGTGGATTTAAAGAATGGACAGGTTAACGGAATCAAAGTAGTGCGTACAGCCCGCCTAATTTTCGAAGGTTTTGTTTATACAAAGCATGCGTACGATGTGTGTTTATCAAGTTAA
- a CDS encoding LysR family transcriptional regulator, producing MDQKDWILIKTLHEEKNITRTAERLYVSQPSLSYRLKNLEEEFGVTLFFKTKKGIEFTSEGEHLVRYAENMWKQLQETKDSMRNMSETVTGTLRLGVSSNFAQHKLPKILKQFSLHYPNVQFSVNTGWSTQVMNLLDSSRVHVGILRGNYPWNGEKSLLTKERLCLISKKEIAIDDLPNLPYINYKTDTSLKDLIQDWWHDKFSEPPFVAMEVDRQETAKEMVKNDLGFAILPEICLHSSDNLYTYGLSYRDESPLLRNTWLMYDPSYLNLSVVKAFIDFLKLSEK from the coding sequence ATGGATCAAAAAGATTGGATATTAATTAAAACGCTTCACGAAGAAAAGAACATTACGCGAACGGCTGAAAGGCTCTACGTATCGCAGCCTTCTTTAAGCTACCGCCTTAAAAATCTTGAAGAAGAATTTGGCGTGACGCTGTTTTTTAAAACGAAAAAAGGAATTGAATTTACATCTGAAGGTGAGCACCTCGTTCGCTATGCGGAAAATATGTGGAAGCAGCTGCAAGAAACAAAAGACAGCATGCGAAATATGAGCGAAACCGTTACGGGAACACTTCGCTTAGGGGTATCGAGTAACTTTGCACAGCATAAGCTTCCTAAAATTTTAAAACAGTTTTCTCTTCACTATCCAAACGTGCAGTTCAGTGTGAATACGGGCTGGAGTACGCAAGTTATGAATCTATTAGACTCTTCGCGTGTTCACGTTGGTATTTTACGAGGCAATTACCCGTGGAACGGAGAAAAATCACTGCTGACGAAAGAGCGACTTTGCTTAATTTCGAAAAAAGAAATTGCGATCGATGACTTGCCGAACCTGCCTTATATTAATTATAAAACTGATACGTCGCTAAAAGATCTCATTCAAGACTGGTGGCATGACAAGTTTTCAGAGCCTCCGTTTGTGGCGATGGAAGTTGACCGGCAAGAAACGGCCAAAGAAATGGTTAAAAATGATTTAGGCTTTGCGATTTTACCTGAAATTTGCCTTCACTCCAGCGACAATTTATATACATACGGACTTTCATACCGAGATGAATCACCTTTGCTTCGAAACACCTGGCTCATGTATGATCCTTCTTACTTGAATCTATCGGTCGTGAAAGCATTTATTGACTTTTTAAAGCTAAGTGAAAAATAA
- a CDS encoding ABC transporter permease produces the protein MELLDWSLLNATLRMVAPILLAALGGMLCARVGIFNVGLEGLILIGAFSGIAGNYYTHNVFFAIVIAAGASLLFALLFGMMVVVFKANEIVVGVSINFLALGLTTFLLRTIFHTKGAYYDKNMQGIGTWDIPLIKDIPVIGDIISGQSPLVYFAFLAAIAFYIFFYRTIFGFRLLAVGYNKVAASTLGLKAIRYQLFAIAACGILCGIAGAQLSLGQVTMFSEGMTSGRGFIALVAMMLGQSHPLGILASSILFGLMDAVSTRLQGFSIPTEFTMMVPYVLTLAAMFFLRDKGVETNQTSQQSAR, from the coding sequence GTGGAGCTGCTTGATTGGTCACTGTTAAATGCAACGTTACGAATGGTTGCGCCTATTTTATTAGCGGCGCTGGGCGGAATGCTTTGCGCGCGTGTGGGCATATTTAATGTAGGACTAGAAGGTCTGATTTTGATTGGGGCTTTTAGCGGGATTGCCGGCAACTATTATACTCATAATGTCTTTTTTGCTATCGTGATTGCTGCTGGAGCAAGTTTACTTTTTGCTTTGCTTTTTGGAATGATGGTCGTGGTGTTTAAAGCGAATGAAATTGTTGTTGGGGTGTCCATCAATTTTTTAGCGCTGGGCTTAACGACATTTTTACTCCGGACTATTTTTCATACAAAAGGTGCCTATTACGATAAAAATATGCAGGGGATAGGCACATGGGATATTCCTTTGATCAAAGACATACCTGTAATCGGCGACATTATTTCCGGACAGTCGCCGCTTGTCTATTTTGCTTTTTTAGCAGCTATTGCTTTTTATATCTTCTTTTATCGAACGATTTTCGGTTTCCGTCTTTTAGCAGTAGGCTACAATAAAGTAGCAGCAAGTACCCTTGGTTTAAAAGCAATAAGATATCAGCTGTTTGCGATTGCAGCATGCGGAATCCTGTGTGGGATTGCAGGAGCACAGCTTTCATTAGGACAAGTCACGATGTTCTCAGAAGGTATGACTTCAGGACGTGGATTTATTGCACTTGTTGCGATGATGCTCGGTCAGTCTCATCCGCTCGGTATTTTAGCGTCAAGTATACTTTTCGGCTTAATGGATGCTGTGAGTACACGGCTACAAGGTTTTTCAATACCGACCGAGTTTACGATGATGGTCCCTTACGTGCTGACATTAGCAGCGATGTTTTTCTTACGAGATAAAGGAGTCGAAACGAATCAAACAAGTCAGCAAAGTGCACGCTGA
- a CDS encoding ABC transporter permease — protein sequence MIQLQKLLKSLIQPVIAVIFGLAIGGIIISLTGGSVFQTYTELWNGAFGNFYFFTTTLARATPILLIALGVGFAFRAGVFNLGGEGQMVVGAISAAIVAYYLPAPGIVKLIAAIAAAVVAGGLLSVLAGWMEAAFKIQLVISTLLLNYIAVLFASYLAGHPFQDKTGSAALAQTPMIEQSAWLGKVFQGMPLHIGFIIALIGALLLWTVLRYSVFGYEVNASGKNPLFGAYGGIHQVKVMLFSMFISGSLAGLAGGFEVLGSQYRFVDGALTVPGYAWTGVMAALLANSNPIGIVFTSLLLAALQTGAMGLERNTEIPLEIASIMQAVLILFISAKFTKQWWKAKKKGADIRGAA from the coding sequence GTGATACAGTTGCAGAAACTTCTTAAATCATTAATCCAGCCGGTTATTGCGGTCATTTTCGGCTTAGCAATAGGAGGCATTATTATCTCCTTAACAGGTGGTTCGGTTTTCCAAACATATACAGAGCTCTGGAATGGAGCGTTTGGTAATTTTTATTTCTTCACCACTACGCTGGCTCGCGCTACGCCTATTCTTTTAATTGCGTTAGGTGTCGGGTTTGCTTTTAGAGCAGGTGTGTTTAATTTAGGGGGAGAAGGACAGATGGTCGTTGGAGCGATTAGCGCAGCAATTGTCGCTTATTACCTACCAGCTCCAGGGATAGTCAAGCTTATAGCGGCTATTGCAGCTGCTGTTGTGGCAGGAGGTTTGCTTTCTGTTTTAGCAGGCTGGATGGAAGCCGCGTTTAAAATTCAGCTCGTCATTTCGACACTTTTATTAAATTATATCGCTGTTTTATTTGCAAGCTATTTAGCAGGTCATCCTTTTCAAGACAAAACAGGTTCAGCAGCTCTCGCGCAAACGCCTATGATTGAGCAATCGGCGTGGCTTGGAAAAGTGTTTCAAGGAATGCCTCTTCATATCGGATTTATCATTGCCCTAATCGGTGCGCTTCTGCTGTGGACCGTGCTTCGCTACTCTGTGTTTGGGTACGAAGTGAACGCATCCGGAAAAAATCCGTTGTTCGGGGCGTATGGTGGTATTCATCAAGTAAAAGTCATGCTGTTCAGTATGTTTATTAGCGGGAGCTTGGCTGGATTAGCCGGAGGGTTTGAAGTGCTTGGTTCACAGTACCGTTTTGTAGACGGTGCGCTCACCGTTCCCGGATATGCGTGGACTGGAGTGATGGCAGCCCTGTTAGCCAACTCGAATCCAATTGGAATTGTTTTTACGTCTCTTTTACTTGCCGCTTTGCAAACAGGAGCGATGGGGCTAGAGCGTAATACAGAAATTCCGTTAGAAATTGCGAGTATTATGCAAGCTGTACTCATTCTATTTATCTCAGCAAAATTCACAAAGCAGTGGTGGAAAGCAAAAAAGAAAGGAGCTGATATTCGTGGAGCTGCTTGA
- the moaC gene encoding cyclic pyranopterin monophosphate synthase MoaC, whose amino-acid sequence MSSFTHFNDQGRANMVDISEKSITRRVATARSSILVNKEIHEAIVEHKIGKGDVLAVAQVAGIMAAKRTSDIIPMCHPLLLKGVNLSFDWDTSNNQYRLLIEATVKTEGSTGVEMEALTAASACALTVYDMCKAIDKGMIIGETYLLEKSGGKNGDYKRTEA is encoded by the coding sequence ATGTCTTCTTTTACACATTTTAATGACCAAGGCCGGGCCAATATGGTCGATATTAGCGAAAAATCTATCACTCGCCGCGTTGCAACAGCTCGTTCAAGTATACTTGTCAACAAAGAAATTCACGAAGCCATTGTAGAACATAAAATCGGAAAAGGCGACGTCCTTGCTGTCGCACAAGTAGCGGGAATCATGGCGGCAAAACGCACGTCTGACATTATTCCGATGTGTCACCCTCTTTTATTAAAAGGCGTAAACCTTTCATTTGACTGGGATACAAGCAATAACCAGTACCGTTTATTAATAGAAGCAACTGTTAAAACCGAAGGCTCAACGGGTGTTGAAATGGAAGCTTTAACCGCCGCTTCTGCCTGTGCATTAACCGTTTACGATATGTGCAAAGCCATTGATAAAGGAATGATTATCGGCGAAACGTATTTACTTGAAAAATCAGGCGGTAAAAACGGTGACTACAAACGCACGGAAGCGTAG
- a CDS encoding sulfite oxidase-like oxidoreductase, protein MNKADRIKRMKTPEIDPKYEGRVPPGQVVTERFPILHEGDVPKYNLEEWTLRVFGLVDREVTLSYQDILDMPQTTVKCDIHCVTRWTRLDNEFTGVLFTDFLKAVGVELKSKYIMLHGDNDYTSNIEVKDLLRDDILLAHSFNGEPLTPKHGYPLRLIVPHLYFWKSVKWLRGFEAIDENHPGFWEQNGFHLRGDPFKEERFSGEDLGIPEDEWVHKDYD, encoded by the coding sequence ATGAACAAAGCAGACCGTATTAAACGAATGAAAACACCGGAAATTGACCCAAAGTATGAAGGACGAGTGCCTCCGGGGCAAGTAGTGACAGAGCGCTTTCCGATTTTACATGAAGGCGACGTGCCGAAGTATAACTTAGAAGAGTGGACGCTTCGGGTGTTTGGATTGGTAGACAGGGAAGTGACGCTTTCCTATCAAGATATATTGGACATGCCGCAAACGACGGTGAAATGCGATATTCACTGCGTAACGAGATGGACAAGACTTGATAATGAATTTACGGGCGTGCTATTTACAGACTTTTTAAAAGCAGTTGGCGTGGAGTTAAAAAGTAAATACATCATGCTGCACGGAGATAATGACTATACGTCAAACATTGAAGTGAAAGATTTACTGAGAGACGATATTCTTCTCGCTCATTCCTTTAACGGAGAGCCGCTTACACCTAAGCATGGATATCCGCTGCGATTGATTGTGCCTCATTTGTACTTTTGGAAAAGTGTCAAATGGCTTCGAGGCTTTGAAGCCATTGATGAAAATCATCCTGGCTTTTGGGAGCAAAACGGCTTTCATCTTAGAGGAGATCCGTTTAAAGAAGAGCGTTTTTCTGGAGAAGATTTAGGCATTCCAGAAGATGAGTGGGTACATAAAGACTATGATTAA
- a CDS encoding GNAT family N-acetyltransferase, with translation MIQLHRYREVQEFKNQVEPLLSKNEILHNLALGILYSLNENSKPNFMGVILKNNRAVLVLLQTHPQQIILSQIQQLTERELSEAAELLQETEVPGLVGERQTVLYLSQKLADLKNQEASLKMDQRIYRLDKVKKAADAEGMLVKARVEHLSLVTEWVREFMYIIWEPISKEQAVKTGEAFIKAGRLFLWEVNGKYVSMANAARPTVHNVTINYVYTPREERKKGYASSCVSTLSQLMLDSGFQTTSLYTDMTNPTSNKIYMEIGYEHVADSALVLFHEKK, from the coding sequence ATGATACAGCTACATAGATACAGAGAAGTGCAGGAGTTTAAAAATCAAGTAGAGCCGCTTTTATCAAAGAATGAAATTCTTCATAACTTAGCGCTTGGCATTTTATACAGCTTAAATGAAAACAGCAAACCAAATTTTATGGGTGTTATTTTAAAAAATAATCGTGCTGTGCTTGTTTTACTGCAAACGCATCCTCAGCAAATCATCCTGTCTCAAATACAGCAGCTAACGGAGCGTGAACTAAGCGAAGCAGCGGAGCTATTACAAGAAACTGAAGTACCCGGCTTAGTTGGAGAAAGACAAACAGTTTTATATCTTTCTCAAAAACTAGCAGATTTAAAGAATCAAGAAGCTTCTTTGAAAATGGATCAGCGCATTTACCGGTTAGACAAAGTAAAAAAAGCTGCGGATGCTGAAGGAATGCTGGTAAAAGCAAGGGTGGAGCACCTTTCGCTCGTAACGGAGTGGGTTCGAGAGTTTATGTATATCATTTGGGAGCCTATATCGAAAGAACAAGCTGTCAAAACAGGAGAAGCTTTTATTAAAGCAGGACGGTTATTTTTATGGGAAGTGAATGGCAAGTACGTATCCATGGCAAATGCCGCGCGTCCAACGGTACATAATGTCACGATTAACTATGTGTACACGCCTCGTGAAGAACGTAAAAAAGGCTATGCCTCAAGCTGTGTGTCCACGCTTTCTCAGCTCATGCTAGACAGCGGTTTTCAAACAACAAGCCTATACACAGACATGACAAACCCTACGTCTAACAAGATTTATATGGAGATTGGCTATGAACACGTAGCTGATTCAGCATTAGTTTTATTTCATGAAAAAAAGTAG
- a CDS encoding MogA/MoaB family molybdenum cofactor biosynthesis protein, whose translation MSVHEHKSKATQPVRCKVITVSDTRTKETDKSGALMIQLLKEHDMQVASYEIVKDDQTSIQQAILAGCSDEGIDVVLTNGGTGITKRDVTIEAVQALIHKEIVGFGELFRMLSYTEDIGSAAIMSRAIAGTINEKAVFSTPGSSGAVRLAMTKLILPELRHAVWELNRQR comes from the coding sequence ATGAGCGTACACGAACATAAATCTAAAGCAACGCAGCCCGTTCGCTGCAAAGTCATTACGGTATCAGACACACGCACAAAAGAAACCGATAAAAGCGGCGCGCTGATGATCCAACTTCTGAAAGAACACGACATGCAGGTCGCTTCCTATGAAATTGTAAAAGACGACCAAACGTCGATTCAACAAGCGATACTTGCCGGATGCAGTGATGAGGGCATTGACGTTGTTCTCACAAACGGCGGGACTGGCATCACAAAACGAGACGTCACGATTGAAGCCGTTCAAGCGCTGATTCATAAAGAAATCGTTGGGTTTGGCGAGCTGTTTCGCATGCTGAGCTACACCGAAGACATTGGCAGCGCAGCGATTATGAGCCGGGCAATTGCCGGGACAATTAACGAAAAAGCCGTTTTTTCTACACCGGGATCAAGCGGTGCTGTTCGTCTAGCTATGACCAAGCTGATTTTGCCTGAACTTCGCCACGCTGTGTGGGAATTAAACCGCCAGCGCTGA
- a CDS encoding BMP family lipoprotein, giving the protein MKRFLILAVALVLLVTGCQSKSTKSSGSEEKGKKRIALVLPEKIGVNPFFQQMDDGAKRAGKKYNIDVKTIESTDQAAIESNLRAAVAENYDLIITSSFESEDALKKVAQENPQRQFAIIDTVVDLPNVRSVVFREQEASYLLGAAAGLVTKTNKVGMVAADDIPLLKKWTVSFKEGIQSTNPKAEFLVNYVGSFSDPAKAKELAILQASKGADFIAGASAVGDLGVFEAAKEKGFYTAGQDIDRTEVDPEHIVLSQLKGSDAAAYETVEALANDKFKSGVVTYGLKEKGVGLTYVTQDSKTPLNDFVGQDVIDQLKEIKDSIIDGKTVVKDPLAK; this is encoded by the coding sequence ATGAAGAGGTTTCTTATTTTAGCAGTTGCGCTTGTACTACTCGTAACTGGCTGTCAGTCAAAAAGCACAAAAAGCAGTGGAAGCGAAGAGAAAGGAAAGAAGCGAATTGCTCTTGTTTTACCTGAAAAGATTGGAGTTAACCCGTTTTTTCAACAAATGGATGATGGAGCAAAACGCGCTGGGAAGAAGTATAACATTGATGTAAAGACAATTGAATCTACGGACCAAGCAGCCATTGAAAGTAATTTGCGTGCTGCCGTAGCAGAAAACTATGACTTGATTATTACATCTTCTTTTGAATCCGAAGATGCGTTGAAAAAAGTAGCTCAAGAAAACCCGCAGCGTCAATTTGCGATTATTGATACAGTGGTCGATTTACCAAATGTAAGAAGCGTTGTATTCCGTGAACAAGAAGCTTCATATTTATTAGGAGCAGCGGCAGGATTGGTTACAAAAACGAATAAAGTAGGAATGGTTGCAGCTGATGATATTCCATTATTAAAAAAATGGACGGTAAGTTTTAAAGAAGGAATACAATCAACAAATCCAAAAGCAGAGTTTCTAGTAAACTATGTTGGAAGCTTCTCTGACCCAGCTAAGGCAAAAGAACTTGCTATTTTACAGGCTTCAAAAGGAGCTGACTTTATCGCCGGAGCTTCAGCGGTAGGCGACTTGGGTGTATTTGAAGCAGCAAAAGAAAAAGGTTTTTATACGGCAGGCCAAGATATTGACCGTACGGAAGTAGATCCTGAGCATATCGTTTTATCGCAGTTGAAAGGATCTGATGCGGCTGCTTATGAAACGGTAGAAGCACTTGCAAATGACAAATTTAAATCGGGCGTAGTGACATACGGCTTAAAAGAAAAAGGTGTTGGGTTAACGTATGTGACTCAAGACAGCAAGACGCCTCTTAATGACTTTGTAGGGCAAGATGTAATTGATCAATTAAAAGAAATTAAAGATTCGATTATTGATGGAAAAACAGTGGTAAAAGATCCGTTAGCAAAGTGA
- a CDS encoding cyclase family protein has product MKKRTYIDLSHVIEDGVITHKGLPAPIICDYLSREASKKLYEPGTEFQIGKIEMITNTGTYIDVPFHRYKDGTDLAQTAIDKTAGLEGIVVSVDPTLTAIDESHFQHVDVKGKAVLIHTGWDRYWNTDDYLENHPYLTESAAAYLVSQQPALVGIDSMNIDDTKGKARPAHTLLLGSDIVIAEHLCHLDQLTESFLFYAVPPKIKGAGTFPVRAFAEVERK; this is encoded by the coding sequence ATGAAAAAAAGAACGTATATTGATTTAAGTCACGTTATTGAAGACGGAGTTATCACACACAAAGGCTTGCCGGCACCAATCATTTGTGATTACTTGAGCCGAGAAGCGTCTAAGAAGCTTTATGAACCAGGGACTGAATTTCAAATCGGTAAAATTGAAATGATCACGAATACCGGTACGTATATTGACGTGCCGTTTCACCGATACAAAGACGGAACTGATTTAGCTCAAACGGCTATTGATAAAACAGCCGGGTTAGAAGGAATAGTTGTTTCGGTTGACCCGACTTTAACGGCTATTGATGAATCTCATTTTCAACATGTAGACGTAAAAGGGAAAGCGGTATTAATTCATACGGGATGGGATCGCTACTGGAATACAGACGATTATTTAGAAAATCATCCATACTTAACGGAAAGCGCAGCAGCTTATTTAGTGTCTCAACAGCCCGCTCTTGTTGGAATTGATTCGATGAACATTGACGATACAAAAGGAAAAGCAAGACCAGCTCATACGCTGCTGTTAGGATCGGATATTGTGATTGCTGAACACTTATGTCACTTAGATCAACTAACGGAGTCCTTTTTATTTTACGCCGTGCCTCCTAAAATAAAAGGAGCCGGAACGTTTCCGGTAAGAGCATTTGCGGAGGTAGAAAGAAAATGA
- a CDS encoding YjgB family protein has product MKMKQRLSKAAAAATITGIAAFGFAPVAQFDTPAHAATSQEASSQSQTAVKNINEIYNAAVKGEVPRLTADFKIGKTLRQDVRDQFGPPPEGSSNSFDYYHAEMGHPGYAFGYDQNNVINEIRYFGTNVERQTNLGSITQANLKKELGQPNFTSKVKGDGTTQTKYTYHAGAYDLEFIFDDSKTLNHVNLVTKP; this is encoded by the coding sequence ATGAAAATGAAACAGCGACTATCAAAAGCAGCAGCTGCTGCAACGATTACAGGAATTGCTGCGTTTGGATTTGCTCCTGTCGCTCAGTTTGATACACCAGCACACGCAGCTACATCTCAAGAAGCAAGCAGTCAAAGTCAAACAGCTGTAAAAAATATCAACGAAATTTATAACGCCGCAGTAAAAGGTGAAGTGCCGCGATTAACAGCAGACTTTAAAATTGGCAAAACCCTGCGTCAAGACGTTCGCGATCAGTTCGGTCCGCCGCCTGAAGGTTCATCAAATAGCTTTGACTACTATCACGCGGAAATGGGCCATCCTGGGTATGCATTTGGCTATGACCAAAATAACGTCATCAACGAAATTCGCTATTTTGGTACGAATGTAGAGCGTCAAACAAACTTAGGGTCCATCACGCAAGCTAACTTAAAGAAAGAATTAGGTCAGCCGAACTTTACAAGTAAGGTAAAAGGTGACGGTACGACTCAAACGAAGTACACGTATCATGCCGGCGCCTATGATCTTGAATTTATTTTTGATGATAGCAAAACATTAAATCACGTAAACTTAGTTACGAAACCTTAA